Part of the Arachis hypogaea cultivar Tifrunner chromosome 6, arahy.Tifrunner.gnm2.J5K5, whole genome shotgun sequence genome, GGGGGAGGTAAAAGGGTTTGCTGAAAATTCAAAGTTGGCATTTGATCGACAGCGAAGTCTTCATGGGTTTATACCGGGGGCGAGTTCTCATTCTCTTTGGAGTGAGAACTTCCATTTGGCTGAGCTTTCTAATAGGGCCTCCCCCTGGACATGTTGCTTACTCGCCGAGTTGGGATGGAAGCTTTGGGAAAATATGTTCAGGTGTGTGAATTTATATTCGTTTTTGTTCGTTTCCTTTTTATGTCGCTTATTGTGTTTGATTTGTTTTCTGTAGACTGTTGTTGTTCGTTTGCTTTGTGTTGGTCGTACCACCGAATTGCTCGGGGCTGAGCAGTAGATTGATGTTGAGAAGTTTGCTTCTTTAGAGCGAACGATTAAAGAGAAAGAAGGAGTTATTGTTGATATTACTGCCAAgatgaaagagaaagaagaagaggttTCTGAAGTTACTACGAAGATGAAGGAAAAAGAAGATGAAGTGGCTCGTCTTCATGATCAGATTCGTGTACTTCAAAGTGAGATAAGGGATAATGACAAGGTGAAATGTGAGATGACTGCTCGGATCCATGAATTGGAAGATCAAGGTATTGAAATGTTTATGTCTAGTTTTGACCGAGCTGTGTCTCAAGTTTCGCTTTTCATTCCTGAGTTTGATGTCAACCGGTTTGATGTAACGAAGATTGTGAATGATGGAAAGCTTGTTGAAGATGAGGCAGGTGAGGATCATGGTGAAAATATTCCTCCACCTGCCTAAAAGTATGATTGTATTGAAAGTAGGAAAATGTGATACTTTTGTTTAGTTTAAGACTGATTCTGTTTCAGACTTCTATTTAATATTTTGTGATCCAACCTTGACAACGGTTGGTATTTGGAAAATGTTTGGAGCTGTATAAGAAGCTCATGTATGAACGTTAATGTAGCCTTTTCCTGCGTGCTTGAGTGATAGGTATTGCTTTGATATCACTTTTTTGCATTTTGCAATCTTTTTGCCGACTTTAGCAGTCGATAGTGACGTTATTTTGACTTTTGCTAATGATGAGTATCACATATTATGCAGCTGAATATAATTGATATGTATTTGATGTTTTGTTTTACGAAGTggtcggcctcgttaaaacctgtcCGAGTAAAACCCTCCTTAGGGATAAAAATCTCGTGATCGGGAAAAAGAGTACCTGGCTAGTTCACGCTTACACTTAAGAGTTAACTGTAATATGTCTTCAAAGATGAAATGTTCCATGTGTTAGGTATGGGTTTGCCTTCTAGTGTTTCAAGAACGTATGCTCCTTTGCCAATGACTTTAGAAATGCAGTAGAGGCCTTTCCAATTAGCGGCTAGTTTGCCGTGTCCATGTGGTTTCTGAGCTTCTTCCATTTGTCTCAGCACTAGGTCCCCTTCTTTTAATGTTCTCGGCCTGGCCTTTTTGTTGTATTGCCTCTTCATTGTTGCTTGCATAGCTTGTTGTCTGAGTTTGGTGAGTTTGCGGTCCTCGTGTATGAGGTCAAGTTCGGCCGTTCTTGTTTCCGAGTTGTCTTGTTCGTCAAAGTACTCGGTCCATGTTGATCATCGGCTGATTTCTATAGGTATCATGTAGTTTGTGCCATATACTAGTCGGAATGGACTTTCTTTTGTAGTTGTGTGTGGAGTCGTGTTATAACTCCACAATACTTCTGGTATAAGCTCGGTCCATCCTCCCTTAGCATCTATTAACTTCTTTTTCAATGCCTGCAAGATAACTTTATTAGCCGCTTCCGCGAGCCCATTAATTTGTGGGTGCTCGACGGAGGAAAAACGATGCTTAATATGCAAATCGGTTAGATATGATGCAATCTTTTTATTGGTAAATTGCCTACCATTGTCGGATATAATTTCTTTGGGTAAGCTGAATCTACATATGATGGATTTCCAAATAAAATTTTGTACCTTTTCGGCTGTAATCTTTGCTAACGGCTGagcttctatccattttgtgaagtagttgATAGCAACTAAAAGGAATTTTACCTGTCCTGTTGAGATTGGGAATGGTCCGAGTATATCCATTCCCCATTTATGAAATGGCCAGCTGATGTCTGATGTATGCAAAAGTTTGGCCGGGTTATGTATGAGTGGTGCACATCTCTAACAGGCATCACAGCTTTGGACTTTCATTTTGCAGTCTTTGCTTAACGTCGGCCAGTAGTAACCTGTTCGGAGTATCTTTGTGGCCAGACTTCTACTTCCAGTGTGGTGTCCGCAAATGCCGTCGTGTAATTCGTTTACCACGGTTTCGGCTTCTTTTTGGCTGAGACATTTCAAGAGAGGTCGAGATACACCTCGCCTGTACAGATTTGATCCTAGTAAAGTATATTGGCTTGCTTTGTACCTGAATGTCCTCGAATTTTCATCTTCTGGTATTTCCCCGTTCTGTAAATAGCGGACATATGGTTTTTGCCAATCTTCCACCTGTGTCACACTCAAAACCAATTTTGCTTCTAAACTGGATTCTGTTAGAGTAATGTGGTGTAGTTTATCTGTATGATCTGTCATTCTATGAGTGGCTAGCTTGGATAAAATATCAGCCCTATTGTTTTGTTCTCTAGGTATATATAAAATTTCGAAGTGTGAAAAGATTTCATAAGCTCTTTAACTAACATCAAATACTTTTCTAGAATTGGATTGCGTACCTGGAATTGGGCATTTACCTGTTGCACCACTAACAAAGAATCACAATGTACTTTTAGGGTTGAGATTCCTGCTTCTTTGGCTAGCCTCAACCCTGCGACCAGGGCCTCATACTCGGCCTGGTTGTTAGTTGCTTCAAAGAGAAACTTGATTGATTGTTCGGCATGGACTCCATTACCGTCTTTCAGCAAAATTCCTGCTCCGTATATATTCTCGTTTGATGCTCTGTCTACGTACAGTTCCCAAAATTTGGTGAGTTTGTCCTTATCTGTGAGTTCAGAGATGAAGTCGGCTAATGCCTGTGCTTTCGGCGATCCCCTCGATTGATAAGATATGTCGAATTCAGAGAGTTCGATTGCCCACTTTGTCAATCGACCTGCTAAATCTGGTTTTGCTGGTATTTGTCGCAGAGGGTGGCCTGTCTGAACTATGATCGGGTGTATATTGAAATAATGTCTTAGACGTCAGGCGGTG contains:
- the LOC140173637 gene encoding uncharacterized protein; the encoded protein is MVRKNSGKWRMCVDFTDLNKACPKDSYPLPNIDRLVDDTSGYKVLSFMDAYSGYNQIQMHPNDEDKTAFITDQGATYQRLMDKVFKKRNIKIYVDDMVVKSSSETQHESDLNETGHPLRQIPAKPDLAGRLTKWAIELSEFDISYQSRGSPKAQALADFISELTDKDKLTKFWELYVDRASNENIYGAGILLKDGNGVHAEQSIKFLFEATNNQAEYEALVAGLRLAKEAGISTLKVHCDSLLVVQQVEDWQKPYVRYLQNGEIPEDENSRTFRFSLPKEIISDNGRQFTNKKIASYLTDLHIKHRFSSVEHPQINGLAEAANKVILQALKKKLIDAKGGWTELIPEVLWSYNTTPHTTTKESPFRLVYGTNYMIPIEISR